One Leptospira bourretii DNA segment encodes these proteins:
- a CDS encoding Spx/MgsR family RNA polymerase-binding regulatory protein: MSRSNPKVYEYSGCSTCRNALKYLKSKKVDFLQIPIRETAPTVAELKKAKQYLGDIKKLFNTSGKDYREGNWKEKLGSLSEEQVYKELSANGNLVKRPFVVGEGWFLVGFKEEEWKEKLG; this comes from the coding sequence ATGAGTCGTTCCAATCCCAAAGTTTACGAATATTCAGGATGCAGCACCTGTCGCAATGCTCTGAAATATCTGAAATCAAAAAAAGTGGATTTCCTACAAATCCCGATTCGAGAAACAGCCCCGACTGTGGCTGAATTAAAAAAAGCAAAACAATACTTAGGCGATATTAAGAAACTTTTTAATACCTCTGGAAAAGATTACCGAGAGGGAAATTGGAAGGAGAAATTGGGAAGTCTGTCTGAGGAGCAAGTTTACAAAGAACTTTCGGCCAATGGAAATTTAGTGAAGCGGCCTTTTGTTGTGGGTGAGGGTTGGTTTTTGGTGGGTTTTAAGGAAGAGGAATGGAAAGAGAAGTTGGGGTGA
- a CDS encoding transglutaminase family protein: MADFKVIHKTKYSYDDTVAYCHNMAHMYPLTSPHQDCFRTHVTVNPKPVVSSFRRDYFGNQVFLFSVEDPHRFLEVVVESTVRTHQTLVIDLYKSTPWENIYSLIHESTLDADILSIEYIQPSSFIAAKESYSEFARMFFTDGKPVFAAALEMTTYIYQTFQYDPKATSINTPIDQVLNERKGVCQDFSHLMIAALRSLKIPTRYVSGYLETLPPPGTEKLQGSDATHAWVSVYCPLFGWMDFDPTNGKMITEEYIITAIGRDYADVSPLKGILFGGGKHKLKVEVDVIREQI, translated from the coding sequence ATGGCTGATTTTAAGGTAATTCATAAAACCAAATACAGTTATGATGATACTGTTGCGTATTGTCATAATATGGCACATATGTATCCGTTGACATCCCCACACCAGGATTGTTTTCGGACCCATGTGACTGTGAATCCAAAACCTGTGGTTTCTTCTTTTCGTAGGGATTATTTTGGAAACCAAGTGTTTTTATTTTCGGTAGAAGATCCTCATCGTTTTTTAGAGGTAGTTGTTGAGTCAACAGTGCGTACGCATCAAACCTTAGTAATTGATTTATACAAATCCACTCCTTGGGAAAATATTTATTCGCTCATTCATGAATCAACTTTAGATGCAGATATTTTATCGATCGAATACATTCAACCTTCTTCGTTCATTGCAGCAAAAGAATCTTATTCAGAATTTGCGCGAATGTTTTTTACTGATGGAAAACCAGTGTTTGCAGCAGCATTGGAGATGACCACATATATCTACCAAACTTTTCAATACGATCCAAAAGCAACGAGTATCAACACTCCCATTGACCAAGTTTTAAACGAAAGAAAAGGTGTTTGTCAGGACTTTTCACATCTAATGATTGCCGCCTTACGGTCATTAAAGATTCCAACTCGTTATGTGAGTGGGTATTTGGAAACATTACCTCCTCCAGGAACTGAAAAATTACAAGGTAGCGATGCCACTCATGCTTGGGTTTCTGTCTATTGTCCTTTGTTTGGTTGGATGGATTTTGACCCAACGAATGGAAAAATGATTACTGAAGAATATATCATTACAGCCATTGGAAGAGATTATGCAGACGTTTCACCGTTGAAGGGGATTTTGTTTGGTGGTGGAAAACATAAACTAAAAGTCGAAGTGGACGTAATTCGCGAACAAATATGA
- a CDS encoding circularly permuted type 2 ATP-grasp protein has product MMTQDPYHLIGNYKTIPGVYDELYDAEGQIRNKYKFLVKSFQELGPAELVNRRRDTDRILRENGVTYNLYQSDSPEAKERPWDLDLFPLVMESEEWRVLERGLNQRADLLDALVRDVYSKRRLLYEKKIPPEILLNESSFLRACDGMYDSNHFLTKNPALLFFVCDLIRAADGNFYVLNDRVQAPSGSGYSLENRIVLSRIFPSMYRDAMVHRVAVYFRSLRKSLTQLAGVSGREPVIVLLTPGPSNETYFEHAYLAGYLGYTLVQGEDLTVRKNKVYMKTVEGLQQIDLILRRVDDDFMDPLELRGDSLLGVPGLLESVRSGHVKIANPIGTGFLENRALLPFYSDLCRFYLGEDLILPMAPTYWMGTKEHFQLVLQNPEKYVFKTVSRTDEEKPVTFIELSGDRKDSFLQKLKLSPNRFIAQEMIASATVPVLGENGFRPGRAIMRTFVSSSGSGYQTMAGGLVRVSPSLDDFFITSQRGAWSKDLWVLATETQKEESLLVAKSDQVMISRKSSGVPSRVADNLFWLARYLERSENQTRVIREAVFKILQVEDGYERESLENSLKLVTHVTNSYPGFLGDDASELFLNPFSELQRLTSDRGVVGSLAFHLRSLVMASKSVRDRLSDDMKKILLHLEDQSNHQIESYDQIIDFLQKIVVNLSSLTGLSFENMSREAGWYFLNLGRRIERSINMILMLQGMIRWDSFRDKASFETFLRINDIRLTYNRRYSGKIDQESVLDILLFDTTNPRSFAYQLEQINSDIKFLPGKNDKVVYSEDRAALQLYTHFKMKDISIFFELENPLESVSIWLEELHNDLKNLSDALASRYFNYTEEQTRIGDGNG; this is encoded by the coding sequence ATGATGACACAAGATCCTTATCATTTAATTGGAAATTATAAAACGATTCCTGGAGTTTATGACGAACTCTATGATGCAGAAGGTCAGATCCGAAACAAATATAAGTTCTTAGTCAAATCGTTTCAAGAACTTGGGCCCGCTGAACTTGTCAATCGTAGACGTGATACGGATCGTATTCTTAGAGAGAATGGTGTCACATACAATTTATACCAATCAGACTCACCAGAAGCAAAAGAAAGACCCTGGGATTTGGATTTGTTTCCTTTGGTTATGGAAAGTGAGGAGTGGCGAGTTTTAGAAAGAGGGTTAAACCAACGCGCTGATTTACTTGATGCCCTTGTGAGAGATGTTTATTCCAAAAGACGCCTGTTATACGAGAAAAAAATTCCTCCAGAAATACTTTTAAATGAATCTTCGTTTTTACGAGCTTGTGATGGAATGTATGATTCCAATCATTTCCTAACTAAAAATCCTGCTTTATTATTTTTTGTTTGTGATTTGATTCGTGCTGCCGATGGAAATTTTTATGTTTTAAATGATCGGGTACAAGCTCCTTCGGGTTCTGGTTATTCCCTTGAAAACCGAATTGTTTTATCTCGAATTTTTCCCAGTATGTATCGTGATGCAATGGTTCATAGGGTTGCGGTTTATTTTCGTTCCCTTCGTAAATCATTAACTCAGCTTGCGGGTGTTAGTGGTCGTGAACCTGTGATTGTCCTTTTAACTCCTGGACCTTCAAATGAAACCTATTTTGAACATGCTTATCTTGCTGGATATTTGGGTTACACTCTTGTACAAGGTGAAGATCTAACGGTTAGAAAAAATAAAGTGTATATGAAAACCGTGGAAGGTTTACAACAAATCGATTTGATTTTGCGCCGCGTTGATGATGACTTTATGGATCCATTAGAACTTAGGGGAGATTCTCTTTTAGGAGTTCCTGGACTTTTAGAATCGGTTCGTTCGGGACATGTTAAAATTGCCAATCCCATTGGAACTGGATTTTTAGAAAATCGTGCACTATTGCCGTTTTATTCTGACCTATGCCGTTTTTATTTAGGGGAAGATTTAATCCTTCCTATGGCCCCCACGTATTGGATGGGAACAAAGGAACATTTTCAATTGGTATTACAAAATCCAGAGAAATATGTTTTTAAAACCGTATCTCGAACAGATGAGGAAAAACCAGTTACCTTTATTGAATTGAGTGGAGATAGGAAGGATTCTTTTTTACAAAAACTAAAACTTTCTCCCAATCGCTTTATTGCCCAAGAAATGATTGCATCGGCCACCGTACCTGTATTAGGTGAAAATGGATTTCGGCCAGGAAGAGCCATCATGAGAACATTTGTTTCTTCGTCTGGATCTGGTTACCAAACGATGGCAGGCGGATTAGTAAGAGTTTCCCCTTCTTTGGATGATTTTTTCATTACAAGCCAAAGAGGAGCTTGGAGTAAAGATCTTTGGGTGTTAGCAACGGAAACACAAAAAGAAGAGTCCTTACTTGTAGCAAAATCTGACCAGGTGATGATTTCCAGAAAAAGTTCCGGAGTGCCTAGCCGTGTAGCTGACAATCTATTTTGGTTGGCAAGATATTTGGAAAGATCAGAAAACCAAACTAGAGTTATACGTGAAGCTGTATTTAAAATTTTACAAGTAGAAGACGGTTACGAAAGAGAATCTTTAGAAAATTCATTAAAACTCGTAACTCATGTCACGAATAGTTATCCCGGATTTTTAGGTGATGATGCAAGTGAGTTATTTTTAAATCCCTTTTCTGAATTGCAAAGATTGACATCTGATCGTGGGGTTGTGGGAAGTTTAGCATTTCATTTACGTAGTTTGGTGATGGCTTCGAAGTCTGTTCGGGATCGCCTTTCTGATGATATGAAAAAGATTCTTTTGCATCTTGAAGATCAGTCAAACCATCAAATTGAATCTTATGATCAAATCATAGATTTTTTACAAAAAATTGTCGTTAACTTGTCCTCTCTCACTGGTTTATCTTTTGAAAATATGAGTCGGGAAGCCGGTTGGTATTTCCTAAACCTTGGTCGCCGAATTGAAAGATCAATCAATATGATTTTGATGTTACAAGGTATGATTCGTTGGGATAGTTTTAGAGACAAAGCCTCATTTGAAACTTTTTTAAGAATTAATGATATTCGTTTAACATACAATAGACGGTATAGTGGAAAAATTGATCAAGAATCCGTGTTAGATATTCTATTATTTGATACTACAAATCCAAGGTCATTCGCATATCAGTTGGAACAAATCAATTCCGATATTAAATTTTTACCTGGAAAAAATGACAAGGTTGTGTATTCGGAAGATCGTGCCGCATTACAATTGTATACTCACTTTAAAATGAAAGATATCTCCATTTTCTTTGAATTGGAAAATCCTTTGGAATCTGTTTCGATTTGGTTAGAAGAACTTCATAACGATTTGAAAAATTTATCTGATGCTTTGGCATCAAGGTACTTTAATTATACCGAAGAACAAACTCGAATCGGTGATGGAAATGGCTGA
- a CDS encoding DUF2126 domain-containing protein, producing MSIRVALSHITTYQYDKSIKLSPHVIRLRPAPHTKNHIVSYSLNILPEQKFLNWQQDPFGNYLARLVFPEKTNILQVAVDLVTDLKVINPFDFFVEEYAENFPFTYDKVLKKELAPYLKVKKPGKLLAPYLKTIDITQKRTVEFLVALNAKIYSDVGYVIRMEPGIQTPELTLSSRMGSCRDSAYLLVQILRNMGLAARFVSGYLIQLKADVKSLDGPSGAESDFTDLHAWAEVYIPGAGWVGLDPTSGLFTGEGHIPLAATPEPESAGPIQGFAEKSKVEFTFHMGVERVLETPRVTLPYQEEDWNRIIRLGDSIDKRIRKNDIRLTIGGEPTFVSTENREAPEWSFDALGFEKYSKSEQLIKRLGKHFAPGGLLQYGQGKWYPGEPLPRWAMISYWRKDGEPIWSHPYLLADDRYTGSATTEDARRFISVLGEYLRVPTTSIHTAYEDNLYYLWQEANLPAETESILDDLNTYDEMERKRILKVVDSGLHREVGYTLPLDYDVLNQSWKSDEWIFRRGKMYLIPGDSPIGLRLPLHSLGGKQTYSLPEDPAAPKPNLPKAKELGQSPFFTTTASYTIAEERTRTALCVEPRNGNIRVFLPPIKSLEGWLRLIYAIEQTALGTDLPIVLEGYEAPQDPRLNRFKITPDPGVIEVNFHPSSSFGEIVEKTKILYEEAQQLRLTAEKFLMDGRHSGTGGGNHITLGGASVGDSPFLRKPSLLRSLVAYWQNHPGLSYLFSGMFIGPTSQSPRIDEARNDSLHELKIAFQQIDSNRHTPPWMLDRVLRNILIDITGNTHRTEISIDKLFDPGSPTGRLGLIEMRAFEMPPHYQMSVIQQAFMMAIICRFWEEPYYGNPINWNTDLHDRFMLPYFVYRDFKEVILDLQNNGFGFLSKDFDPFFEFRFPQYGICYLDGMEIELRMALEPWNVLGEENTAQGTSRGVDSATERVQVKVKGFQPDRYRLSCNGYEVPLQATSVHNEYVAGVRFKAWTPVFTLHPHLPAQQSLVFDVYDTWNHRALGGCTYHVSHPGGLSYQTIPINGYEAESRRISRFWTHGHKIGKSLPPIRLENKAFPSTLDLRMVTFK from the coding sequence ATGAGTATACGAGTTGCACTTTCCCATATCACAACCTATCAATATGATAAGTCGATAAAATTATCACCTCATGTGATCAGGCTGAGACCAGCACCGCACACTAAAAATCATATTGTTTCTTATTCTTTAAATATTTTACCGGAACAAAAATTTCTCAACTGGCAACAAGATCCATTTGGAAACTATTTGGCAAGGTTGGTGTTTCCAGAAAAAACCAATATTTTACAGGTAGCAGTTGATTTAGTTACTGATTTAAAAGTAATCAATCCTTTTGATTTTTTTGTAGAAGAGTATGCAGAGAACTTTCCTTTTACATACGATAAAGTTTTAAAAAAGGAACTCGCTCCTTACTTAAAAGTTAAAAAACCCGGGAAGTTACTTGCCCCATACTTAAAAACAATAGATATAACGCAGAAAAGAACCGTTGAGTTTTTGGTAGCATTGAATGCAAAAATTTACTCTGACGTTGGTTATGTGATCCGAATGGAGCCAGGAATCCAAACTCCAGAGTTAACTCTTTCTTCAAGAATGGGATCATGTCGAGATTCTGCTTATTTGCTTGTTCAAATTCTTAGAAATATGGGCCTTGCTGCTAGATTTGTTTCCGGTTATTTGATCCAATTAAAAGCTGATGTAAAATCTTTAGATGGTCCCTCTGGAGCTGAATCAGATTTTACAGACTTGCATGCGTGGGCAGAAGTTTATATTCCTGGTGCTGGATGGGTTGGTCTTGATCCCACTTCCGGTCTTTTTACGGGAGAAGGCCATATCCCTTTGGCGGCAACACCAGAGCCTGAGTCTGCGGGTCCAATCCAAGGTTTTGCTGAAAAATCCAAAGTTGAATTTACTTTTCATATGGGTGTGGAAAGAGTTTTAGAAACTCCAAGAGTCACTTTACCTTACCAAGAGGAAGATTGGAATCGCATCATTCGGTTAGGTGATTCCATTGACAAACGAATTCGTAAAAATGATATAAGGCTTACGATTGGTGGAGAACCAACCTTTGTTTCCACGGAAAATAGAGAAGCACCAGAATGGAGTTTTGATGCTTTAGGTTTTGAAAAATATTCTAAATCAGAACAACTCATCAAACGACTGGGAAAACATTTTGCGCCAGGTGGACTTCTGCAATATGGCCAAGGGAAATGGTATCCGGGAGAACCACTTCCGCGTTGGGCGATGATTTCTTATTGGAGAAAAGATGGAGAACCTATTTGGAGCCATCCATATCTTCTCGCCGATGATCGTTATACGGGTTCGGCAACAACTGAAGATGCAAGAAGATTCATTAGTGTACTGGGTGAATATCTACGTGTTCCGACCACATCCATTCACACTGCTTACGAAGATAATCTATACTATCTTTGGCAGGAAGCAAATTTACCTGCGGAAACTGAATCTATATTAGATGATTTAAATACTTACGATGAAATGGAACGAAAAAGAATCCTGAAAGTAGTTGATTCGGGGTTACATCGTGAAGTGGGATATACTCTGCCATTAGATTATGATGTATTAAATCAGTCTTGGAAATCGGATGAATGGATTTTTCGACGTGGGAAAATGTATCTAATTCCTGGAGATTCACCTATTGGATTAAGGTTACCTTTGCATTCGTTAGGTGGAAAACAAACATATTCTCTTCCTGAAGACCCTGCAGCTCCGAAACCAAATCTTCCAAAAGCAAAAGAACTAGGCCAGTCACCATTCTTTACAACAACTGCAAGTTATACGATAGCTGAAGAGAGAACACGCACTGCTCTTTGTGTAGAGCCTAGAAATGGAAATATAAGAGTATTTTTACCACCAATCAAATCACTAGAAGGTTGGTTACGTTTGATTTATGCGATTGAACAAACGGCTCTAGGAACAGACCTTCCGATTGTATTGGAAGGGTATGAAGCTCCTCAGGATCCAAGGTTAAATCGTTTTAAAATCACACCAGATCCGGGAGTCATTGAAGTTAATTTCCATCCATCTTCTTCTTTTGGAGAGATTGTAGAAAAAACAAAAATCCTTTATGAGGAAGCGCAACAACTTCGATTGACTGCTGAAAAATTTTTAATGGATGGTCGACACTCTGGAACAGGTGGAGGAAATCATATTACTTTGGGTGGTGCCTCTGTTGGAGATAGTCCTTTCTTAAGAAAACCTTCGCTTTTACGAAGTTTGGTGGCATATTGGCAAAATCATCCTGGTCTTTCGTATTTGTTCTCTGGAATGTTCATTGGTCCTACTTCTCAATCACCCCGAATTGATGAAGCAAGAAATGATTCATTACATGAATTAAAAATTGCATTCCAACAAATTGATTCCAATCGGCATACTCCTCCTTGGATGTTAGATCGAGTATTGAGAAATATTTTAATCGATATCACTGGCAATACACATCGAACAGAAATTTCTATTGATAAACTATTTGATCCTGGATCACCAACCGGACGATTGGGACTGATTGAAATGCGCGCTTTTGAAATGCCTCCTCATTACCAGATGAGTGTGATTCAACAAGCATTTATGATGGCAATCATCTGTCGGTTTTGGGAAGAACCTTATTATGGAAATCCAATCAATTGGAATACGGATTTGCATGACAGATTTATGTTGCCTTACTTTGTTTATCGTGACTTTAAAGAAGTGATTCTAGATTTACAAAATAATGGATTCGGTTTTTTATCAAAGGACTTTGATCCATTTTTTGAATTTCGATTTCCACAATATGGAATTTGTTATTTGGATGGAATGGAAATTGAATTGCGTATGGCCTTGGAACCTTGGAATGTTCTTGGCGAAGAGAATACTGCGCAAGGAACTTCACGTGGTGTTGATTCAGCAACAGAACGAGTTCAAGTAAAAGTAAAAGGATTTCAGCCAGATAGATATCGGTTGAGTTGTAACGGGTACGAAGTTCCGCTACAAGCAACATCCGTTCATAATGAATATGTCGCTGGCGTACGATTCAAAGCATGGACTCCTGTTTTTACTTTACATCCTCACTTACCTGCTCAACAATCTTTGGTATTCGATGTTTATGATACATGGAATCATAGAGCACTTGGTGGATGTACTTATCATGTTTCTCATCCTGGAGGTTTGTCTTACCAAACTATCCCTATCAATGGATATGAAGCAGAATCAAGAAGGATCTCACGTTTTTGGACGCATGGACATAAAATTGGAAAAAGCCTTCCACCCATTCGATTGGAAAATAAAGCCTTCCCATCAACGTTGGATCTTAGGATGGTAACATTCAAGTAG
- a CDS encoding alpha-E domain-containing protein, giving the protein MLSRVAESVFWMNRYIERAENYSRFIDVNHQLSLDLNEEVPNQWLPLVHTTGDIELFEKRYSSPSPVNVIRFMTFDEENPNSIFQCLSRARENARTIRENISTSMWEVLNEFYLFVKDYRKVYLENAEAHGDTLSMGLSEFLSTVRKSCQSFYGCSDATISHDEVWNFSLLGRFLERADKTTRILDMKYFILLPSVHDVGSTLDLLQWLSLLKSASAHEMYNQKYKRVDPTDIAEFLILNETFPRSIFFCIQEMQEALEKISGIKEGLPRNLAQDATTVYLNRLRSENIKSIFDKGLHEYLDDIQIELNHIGSKIVERFFTN; this is encoded by the coding sequence ATGTTAAGCCGAGTTGCAGAATCAGTTTTTTGGATGAATCGCTACATTGAGAGGGCAGAAAACTACTCAAGGTTTATTGACGTCAATCACCAGTTGTCTTTGGATTTGAATGAAGAGGTTCCTAACCAATGGTTACCTCTTGTTCATACCACTGGTGACATTGAGTTGTTTGAGAAAAGATACTCTAGTCCAAGTCCGGTCAACGTCATAAGGTTTATGACTTTTGATGAAGAGAATCCAAACTCAATTTTTCAATGTCTATCAAGGGCCAGAGAGAATGCCCGAACCATTCGTGAAAACATTTCTACTTCTATGTGGGAAGTGTTAAATGAGTTTTATCTTTTCGTAAAAGATTATCGTAAAGTGTATTTGGAAAATGCAGAAGCGCATGGGGATACATTATCAATGGGACTTTCTGAGTTCCTCAGTACAGTTCGGAAAAGTTGCCAAAGTTTTTATGGATGTTCTGATGCGACGATCTCTCATGATGAAGTTTGGAATTTTTCTTTGCTTGGAAGATTTTTAGAACGAGCAGACAAAACCACAAGAATTTTAGATATGAAGTATTTTATTCTACTTCCTTCCGTTCATGATGTAGGTTCAACATTAGATTTATTACAATGGTTGTCTCTTCTAAAATCAGCATCTGCTCATGAGATGTACAATCAAAAATACAAACGTGTGGATCCAACTGATATTGCTGAGTTTTTGATTTTGAATGAAACCTTTCCCAGGTCCATTTTCTTTTGTATCCAAGAGATGCAAGAGGCATTGGAAAAAATATCTGGCATTAAGGAAGGTTTACCAAGGAACTTAGCACAGGACGCCACTACTGTATATTTGAATCGTTTGCGATCTGAAAATATCAAATCCATTTTTGATAAAGGTCTACATGAATACCTAGATGATATTCAGATAGAACTGAATCATATAGGTTCCAAAATTGTGGAACGATTTTTTACAAACTAA
- a CDS encoding circularly permuted type 2 ATP-grasp protein: MFIADYSAKNIYDEMFSSEGYPRKSYDFVKTKMESLGGIELVKRSSSAERALMSLGITFTLYGDGGEQERIMPFDVIPRIVPSEEWISLEKGLKQRIQALNLFLTDIYGEGKILKDKIIPRDLIESSSGYLKQCIGIKPPKDIWIHITGTDLVRDGAGAFHVLEDNLRCPSGVSYVLENREVMKRTFPELFEKLNIRQVYDYPYHLRSMLENLTDVVDPVIAVWTPGVFNSAYYEHSFLAQKMGVYLVEGSDLIVENHKVYMKTTKGLRKVDVIYRRIDDTFMDQSSFRPDSLLGVKGIFEAFKRGNVALANAPGTGVADDKVIYSYVPKIIKYYLGEDPIIPNVPTYLCSEEADLKFVLDNIHNLVVKAANGAGGYGMIIGPKASKQEQEDFKELVKADPRNYIAQPVLNLSTVPTLIADKIESRHVDLRPFILYGKDIYVMPGGLTRVALRKGSLVVNSSQGGGSKDTWVLG, encoded by the coding sequence ATGTTTATTGCCGACTATAGTGCCAAAAATATATACGATGAGATGTTTTCCAGCGAGGGTTATCCGCGCAAAAGTTACGATTTTGTAAAAACAAAAATGGAAAGTTTGGGTGGGATCGAACTTGTAAAACGTAGTAGTTCGGCAGAGAGAGCACTCATGTCGCTTGGGATCACCTTTACTCTGTATGGTGATGGTGGAGAACAAGAACGAATTATGCCATTTGATGTGATTCCTCGTATTGTTCCAAGTGAAGAATGGATTAGTTTAGAAAAAGGACTGAAACAAAGAATCCAAGCTCTCAATTTATTTTTAACTGATATTTATGGTGAAGGTAAAATTCTAAAAGATAAAATCATTCCGAGGGATCTGATTGAGTCTAGTTCCGGATACCTTAAACAATGTATTGGAATCAAACCACCCAAAGATATTTGGATTCATATTACCGGAACAGATTTGGTTCGGGATGGCGCAGGCGCTTTCCATGTGTTAGAAGATAATCTACGTTGTCCATCTGGTGTTTCTTATGTTTTGGAAAATCGTGAAGTAATGAAACGAACCTTTCCTGAACTTTTTGAAAAATTAAACATCCGCCAGGTATACGATTATCCTTATCACCTAAGATCCATGTTAGAAAATCTAACGGATGTTGTTGATCCGGTGATTGCCGTTTGGACTCCTGGAGTTTTTAATTCAGCATATTATGAGCATAGTTTTCTGGCACAAAAGATGGGTGTGTATCTTGTAGAAGGATCCGATCTTATCGTTGAAAATCATAAAGTTTATATGAAAACAACCAAAGGCCTTCGTAAGGTAGATGTGATTTACCGAAGGATCGATGATACCTTTATGGACCAGTCAAGTTTTAGACCAGATTCTTTACTTGGTGTAAAAGGGATTTTTGAAGCATTCAAAAGAGGCAATGTAGCTCTTGCCAATGCTCCAGGAACGGGTGTTGCGGATGATAAAGTAATTTATTCTTACGTTCCCAAGATCATTAAATACTACTTAGGCGAAGATCCGATCATTCCTAATGTTCCTACTTACCTTTGTTCTGAAGAAGCCGACTTAAAATTTGTTTTGGATAACATTCATAATTTGGTGGTAAAAGCAGCCAACGGTGCCGGTGGTTATGGAATGATCATTGGCCCTAAAGCAAGCAAACAAGAACAAGAAGATTTTAAGGAATTGGTCAAAGCCGATCCAAGAAATTATATTGCTCAACCAGTTTTAAATTTATCTACGGTTCCTACTCTCATTGCGGATAAAATTGAATCTCGACACGTTGATTTAAGACCGTTTATTTTGTACGGTAAAGATATATATGTAATGCCTGGTGGACTCACTCGCGTGGCACTTCGTAAAGGATCATTAGTAGTCAATTCATCCCAGGGAGGCGGTTCAAAAGACACCTGGGTTCTAGGATAA
- a CDS encoding SDR family NAD(P)-dependent oxidoreductase — translation MRLSSKKIVLSSGSSPLGKELLPLLLAEGALVVVGDSNPEEIPNHPNLQKYKIDPSKPEQMERLIESAIETLDKIDVFILNSEQITYAEDEKEDWNRLKILFNANTLAPIHTIQRLTNLISVGLHIIVVSSDLTKVPTPGFGLYGSSKAALDYFWDSFRGQIGREFRFSRVIAMEPKLSKGNRLANRVLQSILRPKKRRYEHFYQWGNRFLLNLLPFLRFFRTLAYAFRLKQEKKKKISQADLLPSSEN, via the coding sequence ATGAGACTTTCATCCAAAAAGATAGTGCTTTCTTCTGGTTCCTCTCCTTTAGGAAAGGAACTGTTGCCGCTACTGCTAGCGGAAGGTGCACTCGTTGTCGTTGGTGATTCAAATCCGGAAGAAATTCCAAACCATCCGAATCTTCAAAAGTATAAAATTGATCCATCCAAACCCGAACAAATGGAACGTTTGATTGAATCTGCAATTGAAACCTTAGATAAAATTGATGTTTTCATTTTAAACTCAGAACAAATCACTTATGCGGAAGATGAAAAAGAAGATTGGAACAGATTAAAAATTTTATTCAATGCAAACACTTTAGCACCCATTCACACCATACAACGATTAACTAACTTAATTTCTGTAGGACTCCATATCATCGTTGTTAGTTCTGATTTAACAAAAGTTCCCACACCAGGATTTGGACTTTATGGATCTTCCAAAGCTGCCTTGGATTATTTTTGGGATTCCTTCCGAGGACAGATCGGTAGAGAGTTTCGATTTTCACGGGTCATTGCGATGGAACCGAAACTTTCAAAAGGAAACCGACTGGCAAATCGGGTTTTGCAATCGATCCTTCGGCCTAAAAAACGTCGGTACGAACATTTTTACCAATGGGGAAATCGGTTTTTATTAAATTTATTACCTTTTTTACGTTTTTTCCGAACCTTAGCCTATGCATTTCGATTAAAACAGGAGAAAAAGAAAAAAATTTCCCAAGCTGATTTGTTACCATCCTCCGAAAATTAG
- a CDS encoding YqgE/AlgH family protein, with the protein MTDHPDSTRGKLLISNSSVIQDFFHKSVVLMVDHDDDGAFGLVLNKPTDQTMESLIKNLPETAYSNKQVFSGGPVDNMFVSILHNGKQTEDPGVEIVPGIYMARSFDTMIEVLSSDQIQFRVLQGYAGWSSGQLESEFERLSWVVSDLVDESIVFSEDDSEVVWREALRSKGGIYKYFVDHTKDPSLN; encoded by the coding sequence ATGACAGACCATCCTGATTCAACTCGCGGGAAGTTACTCATTTCCAATTCCAGTGTGATTCAGGATTTTTTTCACAAATCCGTTGTCCTCATGGTGGACCATGATGATGACGGGGCATTTGGTCTGGTTTTAAATAAACCCACCGACCAAACGATGGAATCATTAATCAAAAATCTTCCAGAAACCGCTTATTCCAACAAACAAGTGTTTTCTGGTGGACCAGTGGACAATATGTTCGTTTCGATCCTGCATAATGGGAAACAAACGGAAGACCCTGGTGTGGAAATTGTGCCAGGCATTTATATGGCTAGAAGTTTTGATACAATGATTGAAGTTCTTTCTTCTGATCAAATTCAATTTCGTGTTTTGCAAGGATATGCGGGTTGGTCTTCTGGCCAATTAGAAAGCGAATTTGAAAGATTGTCTTGGGTTGTGTCGGATTTAGTAGATGAATCAATCGTTTTTAGTGAAGACGATTCTGAAGTTGTTTGGCGAGAAGCCCTTCGTAGCAAAGGTGGAATCTACAAATACTTTGTTGACCATACAAAAGATCCATCCCTCAATTGA